In Qipengyuania psychrotolerans, one DNA window encodes the following:
- a CDS encoding hemerythrin domain-containing protein translates to MTDTTEIFDRLKQDHDRHRELLDKLLETSGDSAEREELFTELTKELKGHAAAEEQALYSTMLRKPPTTDETRHSVAEHHEIDEMLNDLAATDMAEGGWLTKFKTFAHDYRHHIEEEEEDHFPDFAKYLDDEDMKHMREVFDRRKDAEKSEAEVTPEKKEEAKE, encoded by the coding sequence ATGACCGACACAACCGAAATCTTCGACCGCCTGAAGCAAGACCACGATCGCCACCGCGAACTTCTGGACAAGCTGCTAGAGACAAGCGGTGACAGCGCGGAGCGCGAAGAATTGTTCACTGAACTGACCAAGGAATTGAAAGGTCACGCTGCAGCTGAAGAGCAGGCGCTTTATTCTACCATGCTGCGCAAGCCGCCGACCACGGACGAGACTCGTCACTCGGTCGCCGAGCATCACGAAATCGACGAAATGCTCAACGATCTTGCGGCAACCGATATGGCGGAAGGTGGATGGTTGACTAAGTTCAAGACCTTCGCACACGATTATCGCCATCATATCGAAGAGGAAGAGGAAGACCACTTCCCCGATTTCGCCAAGTACCTCGATGACGAAGACATGAAGCACATGCGCGAAGTGTTCGACCGGCGTAAGGATGCTGAGAAATCTGAAGCGGAAGTGACTCCGGAAAAGAAAGAGGAAGCCAAGGAATAA
- a CDS encoding phospholipase D-like domain-containing protein — protein sequence MAKGVGDLDQEEKDPKKVSRLDEGVEPGVWRYAKVDRARVIIDAADYFAAMQAAMLNAKHRIFLIGWDFDTRIHLGEGRRWWQRPYKDGHPARLGSFFSWLIGREKSLELRILKWSFGVFKFVARGSMWWDLLRWARHRRIDFKFDSAHPTGCSHHQKIGILDNSLAVCGGIDMTVKRLDTREHKEDEPLRRTPSGQTYEPWHDASMMMEGEIADALSDLGRDRWVRAGGTPLLPVKPRKESLWPEGLEPTFENIEIGIARTRAAHRDWGKVDEIERLFLAHIKRAKHFIYAESQYFASRAVSEAIIERVQEEDPPEIVIVHPENADGWLEQQAMDHARAEIVRCIEEVDHKHRFTIWCPWSGETPIYVHAKMMIVDDEIFRIGSANLNNRSMGLDSECDVFVDTARKGNEHAADAIRDIRHSLLAEHCGVEEDEVGELIARHGSMAAMIDHTVTEGGRNLRRYHPPDLNGAEKAVAESGVLDPEEPDEMFEPFANGGLFRKGSRLQRVRNKIKGKWGK from the coding sequence ATGGCGAAAGGGGTGGGCGACCTGGACCAAGAAGAAAAAGATCCGAAGAAAGTCTCCCGGCTCGACGAAGGTGTCGAGCCGGGCGTCTGGCGTTACGCCAAGGTGGATCGTGCGCGGGTGATCATCGATGCAGCGGATTACTTCGCTGCAATGCAGGCAGCCATGCTCAATGCGAAGCACCGGATCTTCCTGATCGGCTGGGACTTCGACACCCGAATTCACCTCGGCGAAGGTCGCCGTTGGTGGCAGAGGCCCTACAAGGACGGGCATCCCGCGCGGCTTGGAAGCTTCTTTTCCTGGCTGATCGGGCGTGAAAAATCGCTTGAGCTACGAATCCTTAAATGGAGCTTCGGCGTCTTCAAGTTCGTGGCGCGCGGATCGATGTGGTGGGACTTGCTGCGCTGGGCGCGGCACCGCCGGATCGATTTCAAATTCGACAGCGCTCATCCAACGGGGTGCAGTCATCACCAGAAGATCGGTATCCTGGACAATTCGCTCGCCGTGTGCGGCGGTATCGACATGACCGTGAAGCGGCTCGACACCCGTGAGCACAAGGAAGACGAGCCCTTGCGCCGCACTCCAAGCGGACAGACATACGAGCCTTGGCACGATGCCTCCATGATGATGGAAGGCGAGATCGCCGATGCGCTGAGCGACCTGGGGCGCGATCGCTGGGTCCGGGCAGGGGGCACGCCGCTGCTGCCGGTCAAGCCGCGCAAGGAGAGCCTGTGGCCGGAAGGCCTCGAACCCACGTTCGAGAATATCGAGATAGGGATTGCTCGCACCCGTGCAGCACACCGCGATTGGGGAAAGGTCGACGAGATCGAGCGTCTTTTCCTCGCCCATATCAAGCGAGCCAAGCACTTCATCTATGCCGAAAGCCAGTATTTTGCTTCACGTGCCGTGTCCGAAGCCATCATCGAGCGCGTACAGGAAGAAGATCCGCCTGAAATCGTGATTGTGCATCCCGAAAACGCCGATGGATGGCTTGAACAGCAGGCGATGGACCATGCGCGCGCTGAAATCGTCCGGTGCATCGAGGAAGTCGATCACAAGCACCGCTTTACGATATGGTGTCCCTGGTCGGGCGAGACGCCGATCTATGTCCATGCGAAAATGATGATCGTCGACGACGAGATCTTCCGCATCGGGTCCGCCAATCTGAACAATCGTTCGATGGGCCTCGACAGCGAATGCGATGTTTTCGTCGATACGGCGCGCAAGGGCAATGAACACGCCGCAGACGCGATCCGCGATATTCGCCATTCCTTGCTGGCAGAGCATTGCGGCGTCGAGGAAGACGAAGTTGGCGAATTGATCGCACGCCATGGCTCGATGGCTGCGATGATCGATCACACTGTTACCGAAGGCGGCCGCAATCTGCGCCGCTATCATCCGCCAGACCTCAACGGTGCCGAAAAGGCCGTAGCGGAAAGCGGAGTTCTCGACCCGGAAGAGCCGGATGAGATGTTCGAGCCGTTTGCAAATGGCGGACTTTTCCGCAAGGGAAGCCGCCTCCAACGGGTTCGCAACAAGATTAAAGGGAAGTGGGGCAAGTGA
- a CDS encoding Flp family type IVb pilin has translation MKFINKLRSNEEGATAIEYGLIAALIAVAMITALNSVGGEVATTFNTVDTAMSTANV, from the coding sequence ATGAAGTTCATCAACAAGCTGCGCAGCAACGAAGAAGGCGCAACCGCAATCGAGTACGGCCTTATCGCTGCTCTCATCGCCGTTGCCATGATCACTGCACTGAACTCGGTTGGCGGCGAAGTCGCTACGACTTTCAACACCGTTGATACAGCGATGTCGACTGCGAACGTTTAA
- a CDS encoding shikimate kinase: protein MSNAHTSHDMADTVRSARKIDRPLVLVGLMGVGKTSIGRRLAAALDRDFIDADEEIERAADRTVAEIFEAHGEAYFRDGERRVIARLMDEGHGVIATGGGAFIDAETRALVLERGLAVWLDCDLDTLVERTSRKNTRPLLKTGDPRQILRDLKEQRSPAYAQAQIHVVTDGGPHDVAVARIIQELAQWQ from the coding sequence ATGAGCAACGCGCATACATCGCACGATATGGCCGATACGGTCCGCAGCGCCCGCAAGATCGACCGCCCTCTGGTGCTCGTCGGCTTGATGGGCGTCGGCAAGACCAGCATTGGGCGGCGGCTGGCCGCAGCCCTCGACCGCGATTTCATTGATGCCGACGAAGAGATCGAGCGTGCGGCTGATCGAACAGTTGCCGAAATCTTCGAAGCGCATGGCGAGGCGTATTTCCGGGATGGGGAGCGCCGGGTGATCGCACGGCTCATGGACGAAGGGCACGGTGTCATTGCGACCGGTGGCGGGGCTTTCATCGATGCGGAAACTCGCGCGCTGGTACTGGAGCGCGGGCTCGCGGTCTGGCTTGACTGCGATCTCGATACTCTGGTCGAGCGAACCTCCCGCAAGAATACGCGGCCGCTGCTCAAGACCGGTGACCCGCGGCAGATATTGCGCGATCTGAAGGAACAACGCAGCCCTGCCTACGCGCAGGCCCAGATACATGTGGTGACAGACGGCGGACCGCATGACGTTGCGGTTGCGCGGATCATTCAGGAGCTTGCTCAATGGCAGTAA
- a CDS encoding M48 family metalloprotease, whose protein sequence is MSITKTLAASTATIALALSGCATIPGASAPISQNEAQQGAEAHPQLLAEFGGAMTGSQAQYVETVGQNIAVQSDLANARGSFTVSLLNSPVNNAFAIPGGYIYTTRQLVSLMNNEAELAGVLGHEVGHVAARHSQRRQQAAQRNSILGVLGAIASQALLGGTGLGQQLGQLSLQGSQLLTLKFSRSQELEADRLGIDYLNRAGYDTRAMSTVLASLAAQNSLDAQLMGRDNARLPEWASTHPDPASRVQTALSVAQQTGGTGGVTNRDTFLTRIDGILYGDDPQQGVVEGRDFIHPDLRLQFTAPQGFYMVNGTRAVTISGQSGKAQFSLGPYDGNLQTYVGNVFNALSEQQQVRPASIQTTTVNGLPAAYGTARVTSGNQNLDVTVFAYEFANDRAYHFLALTPAGQSGTFNSMFSSMRKISATEAANVIPRHVDVVTVGSRDTVRTLAAKMAYSNAQEARFRVLNGLSSNEEVRAGQKVKIVVRGR, encoded by the coding sequence ATGTCCATCACCAAGACACTCGCCGCATCCACGGCAACGATCGCGCTGGCTCTTTCCGGCTGCGCGACAATTCCAGGGGCCTCAGCGCCCATTTCGCAGAACGAAGCACAGCAGGGCGCCGAAGCGCACCCGCAACTGCTCGCCGAATTTGGCGGCGCGATGACCGGTTCGCAGGCTCAGTATGTCGAGACCGTCGGCCAGAATATCGCGGTGCAATCCGATCTCGCCAATGCGCGCGGAAGTTTCACGGTTTCGCTGCTCAATAGCCCCGTGAACAACGCTTTCGCGATACCGGGCGGCTATATCTACACCACTCGCCAGTTGGTTTCGCTGATGAACAACGAAGCCGAACTGGCGGGCGTGCTTGGTCACGAAGTCGGCCACGTCGCCGCTCGTCACTCGCAGCGCCGCCAACAGGCTGCGCAGCGCAATTCGATTCTCGGCGTGCTCGGCGCCATCGCCAGCCAGGCGCTGCTTGGCGGCACCGGATTGGGCCAGCAGCTTGGCCAGCTTTCCCTTCAGGGCTCGCAGCTTCTCACACTAAAGTTCTCGCGCAGCCAGGAGTTGGAGGCTGACCGTCTCGGCATCGATTATCTGAACCGGGCAGGCTATGACACGCGCGCAATGAGCACTGTACTTGCCAGCCTGGCAGCGCAGAATTCGCTCGATGCGCAGTTGATGGGCCGCGACAATGCGCGCCTTCCTGAATGGGCATCGACCCATCCCGACCCGGCCAGCCGAGTGCAGACCGCTCTAAGCGTTGCGCAGCAAACCGGCGGTACGGGCGGCGTTACCAACAGGGACACCTTCCTGACGCGAATCGACGGTATCCTGTACGGCGATGATCCCCAGCAGGGTGTCGTCGAAGGCCGTGATTTCATCCATCCCGACCTGCGTCTCCAGTTCACGGCGCCGCAGGGCTTCTACATGGTCAACGGCACCCGTGCCGTTACGATCAGCGGCCAGAGCGGCAAGGCACAGTTCTCGCTCGGACCGTATGATGGCAATCTGCAAACCTATGTCGGCAATGTGTTCAACGCATTGAGCGAACAGCAGCAGGTCCGTCCGGCAAGCATCCAGACTACTACGGTCAACGGATTGCCCGCCGCATATGGCACTGCACGCGTCACCTCGGGCAACCAGAACCTGGATGTGACCGTCTTCGCGTATGAGTTTGCCAATGACCGCGCCTATCACTTCCTCGCGCTGACCCCTGCGGGACAGTCGGGAACATTCAATTCGATGTTCTCGTCGATGCGGAAGATTTCAGCGACCGAGGCCGCGAATGTCATCCCGCGCCACGTCGATGTGGTGACAGTCGGTTCGCGCGATACGGTTCGTACGCTGGCTGCGAAGATGGCGTATTCAAATGCGCAGGAAGCCCGCTTCCGCGTGTTGAACGGCCTGTCTTCGAACGAAGAAGTCCGCGCCGGACAGAAGGTCAAGATCGTGGTGCGCGGACGTTAA
- a CDS encoding metallopeptidase family protein, with product MLHNRSGPTQQQMQQMAEAVRSALPAHFREQMEEIVLRVEDFATPEQLASVEIESKWHLTGLYEGESLPDRSIWASGRMPARIWLFRRPLIAEWRETGVSMDDLVRHVVIHEAGHHFGFSDDDMHRLEDGAE from the coding sequence ATGCTTCACAACCGCTCCGGACCGACCCAGCAGCAGATGCAGCAGATGGCCGAAGCAGTGCGGTCTGCACTGCCCGCTCATTTTCGCGAACAGATGGAAGAGATAGTCCTGCGGGTCGAAGATTTCGCCACGCCCGAGCAATTGGCCAGTGTCGAGATCGAAAGCAAATGGCACCTGACCGGACTGTATGAGGGCGAATCGCTACCGGACCGTTCGATCTGGGCGAGCGGTCGTATGCCGGCCCGTATCTGGCTGTTCCGCCGTCCCCTGATCGCCGAATGGCGCGAGACGGGCGTGAGCATGGATGATCTGGTGCGGCACGTGGTAATCCACGAGGCTGGCCACCATTTCGGCTTCAGCGACGATGATATGCACCGGCTGGAAGACGGGGCGGAATAG
- a CDS encoding TIR domain-containing protein, whose protein sequence is MADIFISYTRADRAKIERLAGTLATSGYDVWWDRDITGGSEFSAVIERELIAAKTVVVAWSENSLRSHWVRDEAEFARTGEKLVPISLDGVLPPLGFRQIHVLAFEGWNGDRSHSSFRELLASLGKTPSQGTRSRCEEFSPKAPGGSASIAVLPFTNMSSDPEQEYFSDGIAEDILNALSSSTDLLVAGRTSCFALKGKNADVKDIGAQLNVDHVLDGSVRKQGNRVRITAQLIRASDGFQLWSEQYDGTLEDVFDLQDRISGSIVEQLQAVLTSTQDGRVAEQLTDNQEAYDLFLRARALVNKVWGDDTLTRAVKILEQTVELDPQFVSAWELLARAHFLVPQFISNNDEKLNYAASEKAARRALDLDPSSDLAQYLVQAASWDGQDIGLFLERIARPVDRATADELVFVGGLTQLILGRVSAALPKFRDALNRDPLSGRMAYNLAECHLELSMFERAEELFNQSIENGFNAGFFGLAKIRMIEGKPDEAINMMMSAYEAIGEGIYPHMRSREQWELVGRAAYAGDQEAQAKVEASIVAMDAEGSLPVNYLVLTVLICEQSAETFFRLYKKKSSPAMHFCIAHSFWQPSDRAHGFRQHPGFKPFAEEIGLVDAWQKFGWPDLARPNPGTDGSNGAWTID, encoded by the coding sequence GTGGCCGATATTTTCATTTCTTATACACGAGCAGATCGCGCAAAGATCGAAAGACTCGCGGGAACTCTCGCGACCAGCGGGTATGATGTCTGGTGGGATCGTGACATCACTGGAGGCTCCGAATTCAGCGCTGTCATTGAACGCGAACTCATCGCCGCCAAGACCGTCGTAGTAGCTTGGTCGGAGAACTCGCTTCGCTCTCATTGGGTTCGCGACGAAGCCGAATTTGCCAGAACTGGTGAGAAGCTAGTGCCGATTTCGCTAGACGGCGTCCTTCCTCCACTTGGTTTCAGGCAGATACACGTTTTGGCATTTGAAGGTTGGAATGGTGACCGTTCGCATTCTTCCTTTCGCGAGCTGTTGGCTTCGCTCGGCAAAACTCCCTCGCAAGGCACCCGGTCGCGTTGCGAAGAGTTCAGCCCAAAGGCGCCTGGTGGCAGCGCTTCGATCGCAGTGCTCCCCTTCACCAACATGTCATCGGACCCTGAACAGGAGTACTTTTCCGACGGGATAGCCGAAGACATTCTCAACGCCTTGTCCAGCTCGACGGACTTGCTCGTCGCTGGCAGGACCTCCTGCTTTGCGCTCAAAGGCAAGAATGCCGATGTGAAAGACATTGGCGCCCAGCTAAATGTCGATCATGTTCTCGATGGCTCGGTTAGGAAACAAGGCAATCGTGTCCGCATTACCGCACAGCTCATTCGGGCGAGTGACGGGTTTCAATTGTGGTCAGAGCAATATGATGGGACGCTCGAAGATGTCTTTGATCTACAAGACCGAATTTCCGGGTCGATCGTCGAACAATTACAGGCAGTTCTGACCAGCACTCAAGATGGGCGTGTGGCAGAACAACTGACTGACAATCAGGAAGCCTATGATTTATTTTTACGTGCTCGAGCATTGGTCAACAAGGTCTGGGGTGATGACACGCTTACACGCGCCGTGAAGATTTTGGAGCAAACTGTCGAGTTGGATCCGCAGTTTGTGAGCGCGTGGGAGTTGTTGGCACGCGCGCACTTTCTCGTCCCACAGTTCATCTCAAACAATGATGAGAAATTGAATTACGCTGCAAGCGAAAAGGCCGCTCGCCGAGCGCTTGACCTGGACCCCAGTTCCGATCTCGCACAGTACCTTGTGCAGGCCGCGAGTTGGGACGGGCAGGACATTGGACTATTTCTTGAACGAATAGCACGTCCCGTCGACCGAGCGACCGCCGACGAGTTGGTCTTCGTGGGTGGACTTACGCAGCTCATCTTGGGCCGAGTATCAGCGGCACTGCCAAAGTTTCGGGACGCATTAAATCGCGATCCTTTGTCCGGACGCATGGCCTATAATCTTGCAGAATGTCACCTAGAACTATCGATGTTCGAGCGCGCCGAAGAATTGTTTAATCAGTCGATCGAGAATGGCTTTAACGCCGGTTTCTTTGGATTAGCCAAAATTAGAATGATTGAAGGGAAGCCGGACGAAGCAATTAATATGATGATGTCTGCCTACGAAGCGATAGGGGAAGGCATTTATCCTCACATGCGCTCGCGAGAACAGTGGGAGTTGGTTGGACGGGCTGCTTATGCGGGTGATCAGGAAGCTCAAGCAAAGGTCGAAGCATCGATCGTCGCAATGGATGCAGAGGGCTCGCTGCCTGTAAACTATTTGGTTTTGACGGTGCTGATTTGCGAGCAAAGCGCCGAGACCTTTTTTCGTCTCTACAAGAAGAAGAGTTCTCCTGCGATGCACTTTTGCATTGCTCATTCCTTTTGGCAGCCGTCAGATCGCGCCCACGGTTTTCGTCAGCACCCTGGATTCAAGCCATTCGCTGAGGAAATCGGTCTTGTAGATGCTTGGCAAAAATTTGGATGGCCCGATCTCGCGAGACCAAACCCCGGCACCGATGGCTCAAATGGAGCCTGGACGATCGATTAA
- a CDS encoding acetyl-CoA carboxylase carboxyltransferase subunit alpha: protein MISYLEFEKPVAELETRIAELRSAAEGDDVDISNELQRLELKSADLLAAAYSSLTPWQKTQVARHPSRPHFRDYVEYAFEDFVPLGGDRNYGEDEAIMGGFAKLNGRKIVLIGHEKGNDTASRLRHNFGMGKPEGYRKAIRLMEMAGRFNLPVVTLVDTSGAFPGVEAEERGQAEAIARSTEACLGLPVPMVASIVGEGGSGGAVALASAERVLMLEHAVYSVISPEGCASILWRTAEKAPDAAEAMKVTAQDLKKLGVIDRIVSEPVGGAHRDPRAAAHALGEAIGEELDMLSRHSSEELKRMREERFLQIAG from the coding sequence ATGATTTCTTATCTTGAATTCGAAAAGCCTGTCGCCGAGCTTGAAACCCGCATTGCCGAGCTGCGCAGTGCGGCCGAAGGCGATGACGTCGATATCTCCAACGAGTTGCAGCGTCTTGAGCTGAAAAGCGCGGATTTGCTGGCGGCGGCTTATTCCTCGCTCACTCCGTGGCAGAAAACCCAGGTTGCGCGGCACCCTTCGCGTCCGCATTTCCGCGACTACGTGGAGTATGCGTTCGAGGATTTCGTTCCGCTGGGCGGTGACCGCAACTACGGCGAAGACGAAGCCATCATGGGCGGCTTCGCCAAGTTGAATGGCCGCAAGATCGTGTTGATCGGTCACGAAAAGGGCAACGATACCGCCAGCCGCCTGCGCCACAATTTCGGCATGGGAAAACCCGAAGGGTACCGCAAGGCCATCCGCCTCATGGAAATGGCCGGGCGCTTCAACCTGCCGGTGGTGACGCTGGTCGACACATCCGGTGCGTTTCCCGGCGTTGAAGCCGAAGAGCGCGGACAGGCAGAAGCCATCGCTCGCTCGACCGAGGCTTGTCTCGGCCTGCCGGTACCGATGGTGGCGAGCATCGTTGGCGAAGGCGGATCGGGCGGCGCGGTTGCGCTGGCCAGCGCCGAGCGGGTGCTGATGCTGGAACACGCCGTATATTCGGTGATCTCACCCGAAGGCTGTGCCTCGATTCTCTGGCGCACGGCGGAAAAAGCGCCAGATGCTGCCGAAGCGATGAAGGTAACGGCCCAGGATTTGAAGAAGCTGGGTGTCATCGACCGAATCGTATCCGAGCCTGTTGGCGGCGCGCATCGCGATCCGCGGGCAGCGGCGCACGCGCTCGGCGAAGCGATCGGCGAAGAACTGGATATGCTCTCGCGCCATTCGTCTGAAGAGCTGAAACGGATGCGTGAAGAGCGCTTCCTGCAGATCGCAGGCTAG
- the folE gene encoding GTP cyclohydrolase I FolE yields the protein MSSLVGPDEDDPRGKPPVPQHVQDAIRTLIQWTGDDPDREGLLDTPKRVARAWKEYCLGYEEDPSYHLSRVFEEVGGYNEIVLLKDIPFQSHCEHHMAPIIGKAAIAYLPNDRVVGISKLARVLHGFARRLQVQERLTAEVADCIWEHLQPQGVAVVIEASHSCMTARGVRTPGVGMTTSRMMGTFLEDQRSRKEVLGLMGYG from the coding sequence GTGAGCAGCCTTGTAGGTCCGGACGAAGACGATCCGCGCGGTAAACCGCCGGTACCCCAGCATGTGCAGGACGCGATCCGCACTCTTATCCAGTGGACCGGAGACGATCCCGACCGCGAAGGCTTGCTTGACACGCCGAAACGCGTTGCGCGGGCGTGGAAGGAATATTGCCTCGGTTATGAAGAGGACCCCAGCTACCACCTGAGCCGCGTTTTCGAAGAAGTGGGCGGCTATAACGAGATCGTGCTGCTGAAGGACATTCCCTTCCAGTCGCACTGCGAACATCACATGGCGCCGATCATCGGCAAGGCGGCCATCGCCTATCTGCCAAATGACCGTGTGGTCGGCATTTCGAAGCTGGCCCGCGTGCTCCACGGATTTGCGCGCCGGTTGCAGGTTCAGGAGCGTCTGACGGCCGAGGTCGCCGATTGCATCTGGGAGCATCTCCAGCCGCAGGGTGTAGCGGTGGTCATCGAAGCCTCGCACAGCTGCATGACCGCTCGCGGCGTCCGCACACCCGGCGTGGGCATGACCACCAGCCGCATGATGGGCACCTTCCTCGAAGACCAGCGCAGCCGCAAGGAAGTGCTCGGGCTGATGGGTTACGGCTGA
- a CDS encoding peroxiredoxin, whose protein sequence is MTIAVGDSLPDVKLVKATPDGPQQVQSSEYFKGKTVALFSVPGAFTPTCSAKHLPGYVEKADELKAKGVDEIACTAVNDAFVLGAWKGANNADQVTMLADGNAEFAEAVDLTMDGSGFGLGKRGQRYSMLVEDGVVKQLNVEAPGDFSVSSAEHMLSQM, encoded by the coding sequence ATGACAATCGCTGTAGGCGACAGCCTCCCTGACGTGAAACTGGTGAAGGCGACGCCCGATGGGCCGCAGCAGGTCCAGTCGAGCGAGTATTTCAAGGGCAAGACCGTGGCGCTGTTTTCGGTGCCAGGTGCATTCACGCCGACATGCTCTGCCAAGCACCTGCCGGGATATGTGGAAAAGGCCGATGAACTGAAGGCAAAGGGCGTCGACGAGATTGCCTGCACCGCGGTCAACGATGCCTTCGTGCTTGGCGCATGGAAAGGTGCCAATAACGCGGATCAGGTCACCATGCTGGCAGACGGCAACGCCGAATTCGCCGAAGCGGTCGACCTTACCATGGATGGATCGGGTTTCGGCCTCGGCAAACGCGGACAGCGTTATTCCATGCTGGTCGAAGACGGCGTGGTGAAGCAGCTCAACGTCGAGGCACCGGGCGATTTCTCGGTTTCCAGCGCAGAGCATATGCTCAGCCAGATGTAG
- a CDS encoding (deoxy)nucleoside triphosphate pyrophosphohydrolase: MENIPTWRCVVAIALRASDGRWLMHKRPQEKHHGGLWEFPGGKVEPTETPVNALIREIAEELGIAVQAEHLTPCCFAQEDPQVGQRPIVILLYTCTRWDGDAAALEGGEVAWFAPEMIGELDKPPLDVELAAQLLAKMPD; encoded by the coding sequence TTGGAAAATATTCCGACATGGCGCTGTGTGGTAGCCATCGCCCTGCGCGCAAGTGATGGCCGCTGGCTGATGCATAAACGCCCGCAGGAAAAGCATCATGGCGGCTTATGGGAATTCCCCGGGGGCAAGGTTGAACCTACGGAAACCCCCGTAAATGCGTTGATTCGCGAGATTGCCGAAGAGCTTGGTATCGCCGTCCAGGCCGAGCATCTGACGCCGTGCTGTTTTGCACAGGAAGATCCGCAAGTCGGCCAGCGCCCGATTGTCATACTCCTTTACACATGCACCCGTTGGGACGGGGACGCGGCTGCGCTGGAAGGCGGAGAGGTGGCATGGTTTGCGCCTGAAATGATCGGCGAACTCGACAAGCCGCCGCTCGATGTCGAATTAGCTGCACAATTGCTCGCAAAGATGCCCGATTAG
- a CDS encoding Flp family type IVb pilin, translating to MSEYFDGVSYELTLGATQVVKFLKKLGRDDSGATAVEYGLIVALIFLAMIGAVNSFAGTTIAMWNTISTTIVTATV from the coding sequence GTGTCCGAGTATTTCGACGGTGTCAGCTACGAATTGACTTTAGGGGCAACACAGGTGGTCAAGTTTCTCAAAAAATTGGGTCGCGACGACAGTGGTGCAACTGCGGTTGAATACGGGTTGATTGTCGCTCTGATTTTCCTCGCCATGATCGGCGCGGTGAATTCGTTCGCAGGAACCACGATTGCGATGTGGAACACCATTTCCACAACCATCGTGACTGCAACGGTCTGA
- a CDS encoding tyrosine recombinase, protein MSAIEDFLAMLSAERGAARNTILAYGRDLAQAEEMVGGNLAGASSAQLSKLGQGWSSLAASTMARKISALRQFFGFLVDEGMREDDPAHALPRPVARRPLPKILSHAQVEALFSRAEDEATSERPEALRMLVMLELLYGSGLRATELVSLPLSAVPRDEPFLTVTGKGGQARLVPVSRRAKQALARWLAVRPGDSQFLFPSRSAHISRVRLFQMLKELAVRADLPPEKLSPHVLRHAFATHLLEGGADLRALQTLLGHADIATTQIYTHVDAARLVKLVNERHPLARPRASD, encoded by the coding sequence ATGAGCGCGATTGAGGATTTTCTTGCCATGCTGTCCGCAGAACGCGGTGCGGCGCGCAATACGATCCTCGCCTACGGCCGCGATCTCGCTCAGGCAGAAGAAATGGTCGGCGGCAATCTGGCCGGTGCCAGCAGCGCGCAGCTTTCGAAACTCGGTCAGGGATGGTCGTCGCTCGCGGCGTCGACGATGGCGCGTAAGATATCGGCGTTACGGCAGTTTTTCGGATTTCTCGTCGATGAGGGGATGCGCGAGGACGATCCGGCACATGCGCTCCCGCGGCCGGTGGCTCGCCGTCCGTTGCCCAAGATCCTGTCACACGCGCAGGTCGAGGCACTATTTTCCCGCGCGGAAGACGAGGCCACCAGTGAACGGCCCGAGGCGCTCCGGATGCTGGTCATGCTCGAACTACTCTACGGCTCGGGCCTGCGCGCAACCGAACTGGTTTCATTACCACTTTCGGCGGTCCCGCGCGACGAGCCTTTCCTCACAGTCACAGGAAAGGGAGGGCAAGCGCGCCTCGTTCCAGTCAGTCGCCGCGCGAAACAGGCGCTGGCGCGCTGGCTGGCAGTCCGGCCCGGCGATTCGCAATTCCTGTTTCCATCGCGCAGCGCGCATATTTCGCGCGTGCGCCTGTTCCAGATGCTGAAAGAGCTTGCTGTGAGGGCGGATCTTCCCCCGGAAAAGCTGAGCCCCCACGTGCTGCGCCACGCCTTTGCGACCCATTTGCTGGAGGGCGGGGCGGACTTGCGAGCACTGCAAACCCTGCTGGGCCACGCCGATATCGCGACCACGCAAATTTACACCCATGTCGATGCGGCGCGGTTGGTAAAGCTGGTCAACGAACGGCATCCACTTGCCCGTCCGCGCGCGAGCGACTAG